One Megalopta genalis isolate 19385.01 chromosome 5, iyMegGena1_principal, whole genome shotgun sequence DNA window includes the following coding sequences:
- the RhoGAP93B gene encoding myTH4 and RhoGAP_KIAA1688 domain-containing protein RhoGAP93B isoform X1, which translates to MASDGRMEWVEIIEPRTQEHMYANLTTGECVWDPPPGVPVKKTDNNQWWELFDQNTSRFYYYNATSQKTVWHRPSDCDIIPLAKLQTLKQNTEPASSSGADNQKLTEPRKKESVSTQTQTPSVSRSTRFSHQESSNLSSSLQSGSANNKTRISGVGVDLQTSPPSPSPSARRHHHHHHHHHNNRHHRHEVPTARRQHNHSQDSGRSSDSSVSHSRTSLESTGYRLLDSPHRHQHHRPAQQAPANQAQSSPRQHSGTLEARGHKSGTLESVKNQKSVPLGEPPPLGLSLSTSTPLFKKKTFVDSQPREGRAGNLELEKNKNGRESSRGSYGPEPSTSPYRDSLMESRLFRQEMPPYRPPEVQLSHSYKSQGEKYGSLVESSNRYHRDRDREIHHRERVNSLDKTNPSAFYPSSMHSRNMNKQDNTGSIGRRHHGCSVSLSEANVRDMYGAMLVERNEPSKSLVRGTAGVLSGASKQRSVDVGEREREREKEFRRNTACNNSIDCVQQPLARSYSFVQQQKQQQKMQQMHQQQSRRRDRDDDSMHERYLISQSHEQPRQRLSSNTSSSNSSNSSSNSAVGEETEGLTEGDDSKKKRSNGNPSPPPSSFYRIPLSDADYLLPLQHYILQQAKLSGCYKFGDPLLVEEGDDSLDEEGGRGEDIGGRAEDDSDDQFADDEAASNQGDSSSQEYLEDHYADLGNYDTAGLATYYNTADTLTRPQVRPPSPPNTTVQTDTRDIVTATRQVTIPTCTISTLPTIGSGVDNIDTEEARRNDNAGGGGGGDIETYAKDNLNPNCARPKGLRLLFRKKFSVRDILSWSKDPIPQPMLVVVDGEKLLKREACNLFRLVQVYMGDRKANVGMTLDSVAMDIVNTAFSKPPLRDELYVQICRQTTENPRKDSLRRGWELMAVCLAFVPPSAIFEPYLEGYMNRHRDPNFQFPEVAKWPIHVQVSHYATVACRRLQRIGAHGKRQPRKATIEDIDQARIQIFRASMFGATLSEVMALQRDRYPTRELPWIQTTLTRQVLARGGILTEGIFRVSADADEVSALKACLDRFEDGTILAASQDAHAPASLLKLWVRELYEPLIPDSFYAECVSMRHDDPDVSAANVAALVDRLPDLNRRVLCHLIRFLQIFARHEVVARTKMDANNLAMVMAPNILRCTSQDPRVILENARKEMAFVRTLIESLETAWVDDLH; encoded by the exons ATGGCATCCGACGG TAGAATGGAATGGGTGGAAATCATAGAGCCTCGTACCCAGGAGCATATGTACGCAAACCTTACCACTGGAGAATGCGTATGGGACCCTCCACCTGGTGTACCAGT GAAAAAGACAGATAACAACCAATGGTGGGAACTGTTCGATCAAAATACTTCACGGTTTTACTATTATAATGCAACCTCTCAGAAAACTGTTTGGCACCGTCCAAGTGATTGTGACATCATACCGCTAGCAAAGCTCCAG ACGTTGAAGCAGAACACGGAGCCGGCAAGTAGCAGTGGAGCGGACAACCAGAAGTTAACCGAGCCAAGAAAGAAAGAATCCGTTTCCACCCAGACACAGACCCCTTCCGTTAGCCGATCGACAAGGTTCAGTCACCAAGAAAGTTCCAATCTGTCTTCTTCGTTG CAAAGTGGCAGTGCAAATAACAAAACACGGATATCTGGCGTCGGGGTTGACCTTCAGACGTCTCCGCCCTCTCCTTCACCGTCAGCGAGGCGTCACCACCATCACCATCACCATCACCACAATAATAGGCACCACAGGCATGAAGTGCCCACAGCTCGTCGGCAGCACAATCACTCGCAGGATTCCGGGCGTTCCAGCGACAGTTCGGTCTCCCACAGTCGGACGTCCTTGGAATCGACTGGTTACCGGCTGCTGGACTCACCGCACCGGCACCAGCACCACAGACCTGCCCAACAGGCGCCAGCCAACCAAGCACAATCCTCGCCCAGACAGCACAGCGGCACTCTGGAGGCCAGGGGTCACAAGAGCGGTACCCTGGAGAGCGTGAAGAATCAGAAGTCCGTGCCGCTGGGCGAGCCACCGCCATTAGGTTTATCGCTTTCCACTAGCACCCCTCTGTTCAAGAAGAAGACGTTCGTCGACTCGCAACCACGCGAGGGTAGGGCAGGCAATTTAGAATTGGAAAAGAATAAAAATG GTAGGGAGAGTAGTAGAGGCTCCTACGGTCCGGAGCCGAGCACCTCACCATATCGCGACTCGTTGATGGAGTCTAGACTATTCAGGCAGGAGATGCCTCCATACCGTCCGCCAGAAGTTCAATTGAGTCATAGTTATAAATCGCAGGGTGAGAAATATGGCTCCCTGGTGGAAAGTAGCAATCGTTATCATAGAGATAGGGACAGAGAGATTCATCATAGAGAGAGAGTAAATAGTTTGGACAAGACGAACCCTTCAGCCTTTTATCCAAGTTCCATGCATTCGCGTAATATGAATAAGCAAGATAATACTGGTAGCATAGGGAGGAGGCATCATGGTTGCTCGGTGTCCCTGTCCGAAGCGAACGTCAGGGACATGTACGGGGCCATGTTGGTGGAGAGGAACGAGCCTTCGAAGAGCCTGGTCAGGGGCACCGCGGGTGTCCTCAGCGGCGCGTCCAAGCAGCGAAGCGTCGACGTCGGCGAGAGGGAGCGTGAGCGAGAAAAGGAGTTCAGAAGAAACACAGCGTGCAATAATTCGATTGATT GTGTGCAGCAGCCACTGGCCCGAAGCTACAGTTTTGTACAGCAACAGAAGCAGCAGCAGAAGATGCAGCAGATGCACCAGCAGCAGTCTAGGAGAAGGGACCGGGACGACGACTCGATGCACGAGCGTTACCTGATCAGCCAGAGCCACGAGCAGCCCAGGCAGAGGCTCAGCAGCAACACTAGCAGTAgcaatagtagtaatagtagcagCAACAGCGCGGTGGGCGAAGAGACCGAGGGACTCACGGAGGGTGACGACAGCAAGAAGAAGAGAAGCAACGGCAACCCTAGTCCTCCACCGTCTTCGTTCTACAGGATCCCGTTGTCCGATGCCGATTACTTGCTGCCGCTTCAGCACTATATACTTCAGCAAGCGAAGCTCTCAG GTTGTTATAAGTTCGGAGATCCTTTGTTAGTAGAGGAAGGTGACGACTCCTTGGATGAGGAGGGTGGAAGGGGCGAGGACATCGGCGGGAGGGCCGAGGACGATTCCGACGACCAGTTCGCGGACGACGAGGCAGCCAGTAACCAGGGCGACTCTTCCAGCCAGGAGTACCTCGAAGACCATTACGCAG ACTTGGGCAATTACGACACGGCCGGCTTGGCGACCTACTACAACACCGCGGACACACTGACGAGGCCGCAGGTGCGGCCCCCGTCTCCTCCGAACACCACGGTGCAGACGGACACCAGGGACATCGTGACGGCGACGAGACAGGTGACGATTCCCACCTGCACCATCAGCACCCTGCCTACGATCGGCAGCGGGGTGGACAACATCGACACCGAGGAGGCCAGGAGGAACGACAACgccggcggtggcggcggcggcgacatCGAGACGTACGCGAAAGACAATCTGAACCCGAACTGCGCCCGGCCGAAGGGGCTGAGGCTGTTGTTTCGGAAGAAGTTCAGTGTGCGGGACATCCTCAGCTGGTCGAAGGACCCGATCCCGCAGCCGATGCTGGTCGTGGTGGACGGTGAAAAGTTACTGAAGCGGGAGGCCTGCAACCTGTTCAGGCTGGTGCAAGTGTACATGGGTGATCGGAAGGCGAACGTCGGCATGACGCTGGACAGTGTAGCGATGGACATTGTAAATACCGCGTTCTCGAAGCCACCGTTGAGGGACGAGCTCTACGTCCAGATCTGCAGACAGACCACCGAGAATCCGAGGAAGGACAGCCTCCGCAGAGGCTGGGAGCTGATGGCCGTTTGCCTGGCCTTCGTGCCTCCCAGCGCCATCTTCGAGCCCTACCTCGAGGGCTACATGAACAGACACCGGGATCCAAACTTCCAGTTCCCGGAGGTGGCCAAGTGGCCGATCCACGTGCAGGTCAGCCATTATGCCACGGTGGCCTGCAGACGTCTCCAACGGATAGGCGCCCATGGGAAACGGCAGCCCCGTAAGGCCACCATAGAGGACATAGATCAAGCCAGG ATTCAGATCTTCCGGGCGTCCATGTTCGGGGCTACGCTGTCCGAAGTGATGGCGCTGCAGAGAGACAGATACCCTACCCGAGAGTTACCATGGATACAAACCACCCTGACGAGGCAGgtgctggcgcgtggcggcatCCTGACCGAGGGCATCTTCAGGGTGTCCGCGGACGCGGACGAGGTCAGCGCCTTGAAGGCTTGCCTGGACAGGTTCGAGGATGGCACCATCCTAGCGGCTTCTCAGGACGCGCACGCACCTGCCTCTCTGCTGAAGCTGTGGGTCCGCGAGCTCTACGAGCCGCTGATACCCGACTCCTTCTACGCGGAGTGCGTGTCGATGAGACACGACGATCCTGATGTCTCGGCAGCTAACGTCGCTGCCCTGGTGGACAGGCTGCCCGATCTGAACCGGCGGGTTCTATGCCATTTGATACGGTTTCTACAG ATATTCGCCAGACACGAAGTGGTGGCCCGCACCAAGATGGACGCCAACAACCTGGCCATGGTGATGGCGCCGAACATACTGCGCTGCACCTCGCAAGATCCCCGCGTGATCTTGGAGAACGCACGGAAAGAGATGGCTTTTGTTCGTACTCTAATCGAGTCATTAGAAACTGCTTGGGTCGATGATCTTCACTGA
- the RhoGAP93B gene encoding myTH4 and RhoGAP_KIAA1688 domain-containing protein RhoGAP93B isoform X3 has translation MEWVEIIEPRTQEHMYANLTTGECVWDPPPGVPVKKTDNNQWWELFDQNTSRFYYYNATSQKTVWHRPSDCDIIPLAKLQTLKQNTEPASSSGADNQKLTEPRKKESVSTQTQTPSVSRSTRFSHQESSNLSSSLQSGSANNKTRISGVGVDLQTSPPSPSPSARRHHHHHHHHHNNRHHRHEVPTARRQHNHSQDSGRSSDSSVSHSRTSLESTGYRLLDSPHRHQHHRPAQQAPANQAQSSPRQHSGTLEARGHKSGTLESVKNQKSVPLGEPPPLGLSLSTSTPLFKKKTFVDSQPREGRAGNLELEKNKNGRESSRGSYGPEPSTSPYRDSLMESRLFRQEMPPYRPPEVQLSHSYKSQGEKYGSLVESSNRYHRDRDREIHHRERVNSLDKTNPSAFYPSSMHSRNMNKQDNTGSIGRRHHGCSVSLSEANVRDMYGAMLVERNEPSKSLVRGTAGVLSGASKQRSVDVGEREREREKEFRRNTACNNSIDCVQQPLARSYSFVQQQKQQQKMQQMHQQQSRRRDRDDDSMHERYLISQSHEQPRQRLSSNTSSSNSSNSSSNSAVGEETEGLTEGDDSKKKRSNGNPSPPPSSFYRIPLSDADYLLPLQHYILQQAKLSGCYKFGDPLLVEEGDDSLDEEGGRGEDIGGRAEDDSDDQFADDEAASNQGDSSSQEYLEDHYADLGNYDTAGLATYYNTADTLTRPQVRPPSPPNTTVQTDTRDIVTATRQVTIPTCTISTLPTIGSGVDNIDTEEARRNDNAGGGGGGDIETYAKDNLNPNCARPKGLRLLFRKKFSVRDILSWSKDPIPQPMLVVVDGEKLLKREACNLFRLVQVYMGDRKANVGMTLDSVAMDIVNTAFSKPPLRDELYVQICRQTTENPRKDSLRRGWELMAVCLAFVPPSAIFEPYLEGYMNRHRDPNFQFPEVAKWPIHVQVSHYATVACRRLQRIGAHGKRQPRKATIEDIDQARIQIFRASMFGATLSEVMALQRDRYPTRELPWIQTTLTRQVLARGGILTEGIFRVSADADEVSALKACLDRFEDGTILAASQDAHAPASLLKLWVRELYEPLIPDSFYAECVSMRHDDPDVSAANVAALVDRLPDLNRRVLCHLIRFLQIFARHEVVARTKMDANNLAMVMAPNILRCTSQDPRVILENARKEMAFVRTLIESLETAWVDDLH, from the exons ATGGAATGGGTGGAAATCATAGAGCCTCGTACCCAGGAGCATATGTACGCAAACCTTACCACTGGAGAATGCGTATGGGACCCTCCACCTGGTGTACCAGT GAAAAAGACAGATAACAACCAATGGTGGGAACTGTTCGATCAAAATACTTCACGGTTTTACTATTATAATGCAACCTCTCAGAAAACTGTTTGGCACCGTCCAAGTGATTGTGACATCATACCGCTAGCAAAGCTCCAG ACGTTGAAGCAGAACACGGAGCCGGCAAGTAGCAGTGGAGCGGACAACCAGAAGTTAACCGAGCCAAGAAAGAAAGAATCCGTTTCCACCCAGACACAGACCCCTTCCGTTAGCCGATCGACAAGGTTCAGTCACCAAGAAAGTTCCAATCTGTCTTCTTCGTTG CAAAGTGGCAGTGCAAATAACAAAACACGGATATCTGGCGTCGGGGTTGACCTTCAGACGTCTCCGCCCTCTCCTTCACCGTCAGCGAGGCGTCACCACCATCACCATCACCATCACCACAATAATAGGCACCACAGGCATGAAGTGCCCACAGCTCGTCGGCAGCACAATCACTCGCAGGATTCCGGGCGTTCCAGCGACAGTTCGGTCTCCCACAGTCGGACGTCCTTGGAATCGACTGGTTACCGGCTGCTGGACTCACCGCACCGGCACCAGCACCACAGACCTGCCCAACAGGCGCCAGCCAACCAAGCACAATCCTCGCCCAGACAGCACAGCGGCACTCTGGAGGCCAGGGGTCACAAGAGCGGTACCCTGGAGAGCGTGAAGAATCAGAAGTCCGTGCCGCTGGGCGAGCCACCGCCATTAGGTTTATCGCTTTCCACTAGCACCCCTCTGTTCAAGAAGAAGACGTTCGTCGACTCGCAACCACGCGAGGGTAGGGCAGGCAATTTAGAATTGGAAAAGAATAAAAATG GTAGGGAGAGTAGTAGAGGCTCCTACGGTCCGGAGCCGAGCACCTCACCATATCGCGACTCGTTGATGGAGTCTAGACTATTCAGGCAGGAGATGCCTCCATACCGTCCGCCAGAAGTTCAATTGAGTCATAGTTATAAATCGCAGGGTGAGAAATATGGCTCCCTGGTGGAAAGTAGCAATCGTTATCATAGAGATAGGGACAGAGAGATTCATCATAGAGAGAGAGTAAATAGTTTGGACAAGACGAACCCTTCAGCCTTTTATCCAAGTTCCATGCATTCGCGTAATATGAATAAGCAAGATAATACTGGTAGCATAGGGAGGAGGCATCATGGTTGCTCGGTGTCCCTGTCCGAAGCGAACGTCAGGGACATGTACGGGGCCATGTTGGTGGAGAGGAACGAGCCTTCGAAGAGCCTGGTCAGGGGCACCGCGGGTGTCCTCAGCGGCGCGTCCAAGCAGCGAAGCGTCGACGTCGGCGAGAGGGAGCGTGAGCGAGAAAAGGAGTTCAGAAGAAACACAGCGTGCAATAATTCGATTGATT GTGTGCAGCAGCCACTGGCCCGAAGCTACAGTTTTGTACAGCAACAGAAGCAGCAGCAGAAGATGCAGCAGATGCACCAGCAGCAGTCTAGGAGAAGGGACCGGGACGACGACTCGATGCACGAGCGTTACCTGATCAGCCAGAGCCACGAGCAGCCCAGGCAGAGGCTCAGCAGCAACACTAGCAGTAgcaatagtagtaatagtagcagCAACAGCGCGGTGGGCGAAGAGACCGAGGGACTCACGGAGGGTGACGACAGCAAGAAGAAGAGAAGCAACGGCAACCCTAGTCCTCCACCGTCTTCGTTCTACAGGATCCCGTTGTCCGATGCCGATTACTTGCTGCCGCTTCAGCACTATATACTTCAGCAAGCGAAGCTCTCAG GTTGTTATAAGTTCGGAGATCCTTTGTTAGTAGAGGAAGGTGACGACTCCTTGGATGAGGAGGGTGGAAGGGGCGAGGACATCGGCGGGAGGGCCGAGGACGATTCCGACGACCAGTTCGCGGACGACGAGGCAGCCAGTAACCAGGGCGACTCTTCCAGCCAGGAGTACCTCGAAGACCATTACGCAG ACTTGGGCAATTACGACACGGCCGGCTTGGCGACCTACTACAACACCGCGGACACACTGACGAGGCCGCAGGTGCGGCCCCCGTCTCCTCCGAACACCACGGTGCAGACGGACACCAGGGACATCGTGACGGCGACGAGACAGGTGACGATTCCCACCTGCACCATCAGCACCCTGCCTACGATCGGCAGCGGGGTGGACAACATCGACACCGAGGAGGCCAGGAGGAACGACAACgccggcggtggcggcggcggcgacatCGAGACGTACGCGAAAGACAATCTGAACCCGAACTGCGCCCGGCCGAAGGGGCTGAGGCTGTTGTTTCGGAAGAAGTTCAGTGTGCGGGACATCCTCAGCTGGTCGAAGGACCCGATCCCGCAGCCGATGCTGGTCGTGGTGGACGGTGAAAAGTTACTGAAGCGGGAGGCCTGCAACCTGTTCAGGCTGGTGCAAGTGTACATGGGTGATCGGAAGGCGAACGTCGGCATGACGCTGGACAGTGTAGCGATGGACATTGTAAATACCGCGTTCTCGAAGCCACCGTTGAGGGACGAGCTCTACGTCCAGATCTGCAGACAGACCACCGAGAATCCGAGGAAGGACAGCCTCCGCAGAGGCTGGGAGCTGATGGCCGTTTGCCTGGCCTTCGTGCCTCCCAGCGCCATCTTCGAGCCCTACCTCGAGGGCTACATGAACAGACACCGGGATCCAAACTTCCAGTTCCCGGAGGTGGCCAAGTGGCCGATCCACGTGCAGGTCAGCCATTATGCCACGGTGGCCTGCAGACGTCTCCAACGGATAGGCGCCCATGGGAAACGGCAGCCCCGTAAGGCCACCATAGAGGACATAGATCAAGCCAGG ATTCAGATCTTCCGGGCGTCCATGTTCGGGGCTACGCTGTCCGAAGTGATGGCGCTGCAGAGAGACAGATACCCTACCCGAGAGTTACCATGGATACAAACCACCCTGACGAGGCAGgtgctggcgcgtggcggcatCCTGACCGAGGGCATCTTCAGGGTGTCCGCGGACGCGGACGAGGTCAGCGCCTTGAAGGCTTGCCTGGACAGGTTCGAGGATGGCACCATCCTAGCGGCTTCTCAGGACGCGCACGCACCTGCCTCTCTGCTGAAGCTGTGGGTCCGCGAGCTCTACGAGCCGCTGATACCCGACTCCTTCTACGCGGAGTGCGTGTCGATGAGACACGACGATCCTGATGTCTCGGCAGCTAACGTCGCTGCCCTGGTGGACAGGCTGCCCGATCTGAACCGGCGGGTTCTATGCCATTTGATACGGTTTCTACAG ATATTCGCCAGACACGAAGTGGTGGCCCGCACCAAGATGGACGCCAACAACCTGGCCATGGTGATGGCGCCGAACATACTGCGCTGCACCTCGCAAGATCCCCGCGTGATCTTGGAGAACGCACGGAAAGAGATGGCTTTTGTTCGTACTCTAATCGAGTCATTAGAAACTGCTTGGGTCGATGATCTTCACTGA